The sequence GATCTGCATCATCTACCAAATCCATGAGCTCATCCACATCCCAGTCATTATCCACGATACCTTCCAGGACAAGGGCGTAAAAGTCCAACAGCTCATGGTTGGATTCTTTTTTTCCTTTCCGGGTCCGCCTGTGTAATTCAATTTGAAAGGAGGTAAAATTGTCCTGTGAAAGGACCCGGTCCATAAACCGGACAAGATCGTCACCGTTCAAATGCTTAAGCACCTTGTTTTCACCCGTTAAGAACACCCGGTGAATCTTGAGATCTGCAAAGACATGTTGCCATTCCCGTGGGAAAGGCGTCAGAAGCAACAACAGCTCGTCCGACGTCAGACGCGCAACCAGCCCAAGTTCCTTTTTAAACAAGGCGTTAATTTTGTTAAATACCCTTGAATAATCTATTTTGGGTTTGTCCTGAACATCCATGCGAAGCATGGAAACAAGTTTAAGCCTTTGGAATAAAGGAAATTGATCCAGATTTGATTTAATGTTTTTTTCAGGGATTTTAGGTTGTTCACAAATCTGGTGAAATAATTCTTTTTCCTTTAACAACAGGACATTGGTACCGGTATCAAACTCCCGTGCTTTTTCCAGATCCTGCCGGGCCCGTTGATAATTACCTTTATCAACACTCTTATCTGCGGAAATGATAAGGGAAATACTGTGCATATCCTGGACCCGGCTGTCATAGGGGGCCAGTTCCATGGCTTTTTTAAGAATAGTTTCGGCTTTCCTGAAGGCGTTTTTACCATGATACAGAGACGCCAGCTCGATACAGGGATAGGGATCATCGGGGAATGCCTCACACATGGTAACCAACAACGCTTCCTTGATCTTTTTGGGCTCCCTGCCACTGACATTCTTTCGGACCACCAGTTCATAAAGCTCTCTGTTACCGGCATCACATTGGATTCCCCGGGCTGCACACTGCATCCATAAGGTGTCTACCCCCCCATCGGAAGAAAGACCGAATCTTGCTGCGGTTTTGCCGCTCAGCCTCATCAGTGCATCCTGGTTGCTTTCCCAGGCAGCAGCCCTGCACACATATAAAAAAATGGCGGACTCCACCACGGCAAGGGTCTGGGGATCCGGCTTCGATTTTTTCAGAAGGTCAAGGTATCGGGCCGCATTATCCAGGGGGGTGTCCATGGATAAGATGTTCCGCTTGGTTTGCAGCAATGGGGCTTTGCGTGGCAGCAATTTTTTTTCAAATGCCAAAAACGCCTTTTCACCGGGAATATCCCGCTGCCACAATGTCTCCACAAGATATTGCCCGGCATATTCAGGGTCATCCGGCAAAATTTGCTTTGAAAAGGTCATGATCAATTGCTGTAGTGTCTTGTCAAACTGATTTTTTTCTTGCTTTTCAATAATTTTTTCAGCCGTCTCCCAGGCGTCCAACGGCCCTTCCCACAGGCATGCCGCAAGGATTTTATCTTCTTTGATGCGGGTCTTTTCGTTTACGGATTGAACAGTTGTACCAAGCACGGATGCAATTTCAGCGAACACGGATGCTTCAGGGATCAGGGAGATGGCCTTGTACATATTCTTATCATCCCCCTGTCCAAACAGCGCCATGGCTCTGCAGAACATGCGGATATGTGCAAAGGCGGAACTTCTCGGCAATGCTTTCATTCCGTCGGATGCCTGCTGCCACCGGCCTTTATCCATCAAAGGGATGCATGCTTTAACAACAGGGGCATCCCGGGAAATAAAAAACGGCGCTTCTTTCTTATCCAAAAAATCCCATCCCCCTTGGGTGACCAGACGGTCGGCAAGTAAAACACCGACCAGGGGATCCGCCCCTTTCCGGGCAACATATTGTTCGCTGTAGTCCAAGGCTTTCCCGATATCGCACAGTTTAATAACAAAAGCGATGCTGTGCTGATCCGTAACGCCGGGGGCCGGCAGATAATTCATGGCCTGTTTCCGTAATGATGCTGCCTCCACCGGCATATTTTTACCGGCAAGTTCCTCCGCTCTTTGCATATATGCGATGAACAATTTGAGATGCCCCTCCTGGACCTGGTCTTCCGACTTTGAATTTTTAATGGCCAGTTTATACATCGTTATGGCATCCCGGGGTTTTTTGTCGAACGTATGCTTGTCTCCTTTTTTCAAAAGGTCATCAAACGTCAATTTTGCAATGTACTGCTGTTTTTCTTTTATTCTTTTTCTGGTTTTTTTATTTCTTTTTGCCATTCACATACCTTTACCGGACAAAATCATGACCCGCTCTTTGGTGACCACTCAACCTTATAGTTGATCTGAAGTTTAATCATTATCATAACTATTCTAATAAATAAAACAGGGGCTATTTTAATTTTTTTTTCTTGGAAATCGTTCCCGGCAAAATTAAAGTTTGACCACCAACACAAGCATACACCAGGGTTTGACATTCTTGTTTGGTATTGACTTTACCCGGAGCTTAGGTGTAGAAATACGGGATGGATTAAAAGATATAACCGGCTGTTCAGCCGTTAAAGTAGCTATAGTTTTAATTTTTAAAGGAGAAAAGAGGTTATTATGAGCAAGAAATTATTTACCATCCTGTTGGCTGCAGGAATTGCCCTGATTTTCACTGCTTCCGGAATTCAGGCAGGCACCGAAGTAGGCGACGTTGTTACAATGAAAAGTAAACTTCTGGATGCAAAACGCAAAAAAGGGCCGGATGCAAAAAAACCGTGCAAACTGGTTGAATTCACCCATAAAAAACACATTGAAGAGTACAAACTCTCTTGCGGAGACTGCCATCATGACAAAGACGGCAAGCCCCTTGCCGATCTCAAAATGGGTAATGATGTCCAAAAATGTGAAGCGTGCCATACCCACGCAAAGGCCAAAAAAGCAGACAAAACATTCCAGGGTAAATATAAGAAAAAACCTGTTGACATCATGCACCTTGAATCCGCCATACATGAAAACTGCATTGGCTGCCACAAGGAAAAAGGCCTGAAAGTCGGCACCAAATGTGGCGACTGCCATAAAAAAATGTAATTATTCCGACAAACGGTTAACTTTTTAACCGTTTGCGGCATATATTTCAAAAGGGGGAAAACCTTATAGTTTTCCCCCTTTTGTATTTACTTTTTCATTTAACGGCAAGAATCACCCAACACACCCCAAACTTGGATCCTGGATGACAATGGTACGCTTTCTGCGTTTCTTTTTCACCTGACACATCAGGGTTTTGTACACGGGAAATCCGGAAATGGGATCGAACTGCTCAAGATCGGTAAGTACATTGACATTGGCTTTCCGCCAAGATTCAGGGCCCAATGGCCCGCCGCCGCCTACCGGTGCATACACAAACCCTTTCATTACATTTTCCGTTACGTCGGCCCGCATCTCCACAAACGCCCGAGCCGTTTTCACCACAACCGTATCCCCGGTTTCAATCTTTCGTTTTGCGGCATCCTCAGGATTCATCTGAACCATGGGATCCGGGTATTTTTCAATAAAATCAGGTATGGCCCGAAGACAGGATTTCATGTCCGGTTTAAAAGGCCCCGTGCCAAGGATCAAAGGAAACCGGTTGGTTAACAAAGGACGGCTGACAGGGGTTTCAAAGGACTCTTCATACTTTGGTAACCCGTCATATCCCATCTGCTCAAGCAGAGTGGATTTAATCTCAAACTTGCCCGACGGGGTTTCAAAACCCGGCTTTCCGTCTTTTCGCAAACCGCCGGTTTCCCATTTCCGGTAGGTCATGGGGTCTGCCGGCTTTCGCACTGTCAGCCGCCTATCCTGTTCCATATCCGCCCGGGTAATACCGGTACCGTTTAAAACCAAATCCAGCAGTTCGGCCTCATCCGCAGGGAACTTCTCGGCATATCCAAGTTTTTGGGCAAGTGCCGTTAAAATAGTAAAGCAGGGCTTGCTGTCCCCTACCGGATCAATCATTTTTTCGCGCAACCGCACCGCATTACCGTAAAAGCAATAGGATGATTGCTCAAAGGCGGTGGTGGCCGGCAGCACAATATCCGCCCAAGCCGCATCCCGGGTAAGCTGCAGATCAATGGAAACCATAAAATCCAGAGCATCAAAGGCCTTTTGCCACAAAATGGGGTTGGGCCAGGAGGTCAGAATGGACGCACCAAGAATAAACAAGCCGTGGATCTTATACGGATCACCATCTAAAATGGATTTGGGCAAACGGCTGGCATGGGGCTCGCCCCCGCAGAAATGGGCGTAGGCCGGAAAATGGCCTGCACCAATGGATTTATCAAACCCAGGGCTTGGAATCTGGTGATCTTTGCTCAAATGAATCTGATTTTCACGGGGGACAAAACAGCGCCCCCCCTCAACATCCAATTGTCCGGCCAGAGCCCAGAGCACCATGACGGCCCGGATGTTCTGCACGCCGGATTTGGTGTATTCCAGCCCCGTATACATCACATAGCTTGCGCCTTCGGCATCGGCAATCTCTTCGGCCAGTTCCATAATCAGATCCTGGGGTACACCGGTGATATCCGAAACGTTTCCAGGGGTAAATTCCTTGACATATTCGGCAAACTCATCATACCCAACAGTCCACTCCTGCACAAAGGCCTGATCAATTAAATTCTCCCGGATCAGAATATGACACAGCCCCAGGGCAAGGGCGCCGTCAGAGCCTGGCCGAATGGGCACCCACAGACTGTCCGGCAGCTTGGCAGACGCAGTCTGCCTGGGATCAATGACAATGATCCTTGCCCCTTCATGGGCTGCCCGGACCAGGCGTCCGAACATAGCCGGGGGCGTGGATGTGGACGGGTCAGTACCCCAGACAAAAATAAGATCTGAATTATCCACATCGGAAAACATGTCCGTGTGCAGACAGCCACACGTCACCTGGGGCGCCAGCACACCCAGGGAGGTGTAGCAAGGTGCGCCCACGCCAAAGGTATTAGGCGATCCATAGGGAAACAAAATGCTTGAGGCAAGATAAATGTGGGAACCGCCGAGCTGGAATGCATCCTTAAAGGCCCGCTCGTAGGACCCTGTACCGGCGTAGAACCCTAGTGCCTGAGGGCCGTGTTCCGCCTTAATGGCCGCCATCTTTTCAGCGATAATATCAAAGGCATCTTCCCAACTGATGGGTTCAAAATCCAGCTTTCCCTTGGGCCCTTTCCGTTTCAACGGTTGTTTGATACGGGCATCGGAATAGATAATCTGTTTTGCACTATCCGCCATGGGACAAAGCACTTCACCCATGGGCGCCTCGGGATCAGGGGTAAGGCGGTCAATCCTACCGTCATCATCAAAATGTACAATAACACCGCACCCGGGGCTGTGGAAACATAAGCCGCATATTCCTGGTTTCTGTTCTGCCAAACCAAATACCTCCCTCTATATCGTTTCTCTTTGGGCAACAACAAACTGGGAGATAATATGCTCCCACAAATTTTGGGTTTTCCTGATTTTCCACAACACCTGCCCCATATCCTGAATCGCAAACCCCGGAGAAAACACAGATTCCGAGTCCTGGAGTATTCTGCAGATATTATCCATACCAAACCCCTTGAAAGGTCCTTCGTTAGTGCCCCCAAGCCAAAACTCAGGGCTGTTGACGCTCTCGTCCCAGGAAAAGGGATCGGAAAAAAGGAACCGGGCATCTTTTTCAACCATGACGCGGTTGGCTTGGGCCAAATGCAGCAACGGGTTCGGCACCTTTTCAAGAATATTGACCGAACTTACCGATGAAAACCGCCGGGAACGAAAAGGCAATGCCATGGCATCGGCAACAATAAATTCAGCCTGTTCAAAGCCAAATGCGGGGTCCAGCTCACATGAGCGTTTTTCCGTAATCTGCCCTTCCATGATCAATTCAAATGCCAGTCTTTTTTTGGCGGCAAGTTCCCGGGCGGCCCGTACAAAGGAAATTGAGGTATCAAGTCCCACCGCCCGGTCATGGGTTTTGGTCATCTCAAAGGTCAACCGCCCCACGGAACACCCGATATCAAGGGCCCAACCGGAGCGTTGGGAACCAAATGCCCGGGCCCATTTTTGATAAGCATCCGTGGCATCAGGACCATTAAAAAATTCTGAATAGTGACTCCATAAATAGGATGAAAGCATGGAAAAAGAGTTATATCCAGTTGCATCCTGAATAATGGGCAGGGTCTGTTCAGGCACGACCACGGCAATCCCTTCGTGGATCTCATACACCTGTTTGCATTGGGGGCAGACCAGATGCCCCTCAATAATGTCATCACCCGTTTCCGTACGGATATCAAGATTAAGTACATTCTCACTGTCCAGGCATTGGGGACAGATCAACTCTTCAATCAACCATTTTTTCATAGCAGCTCCTATTTCATACCAAAACCCGTTTAACCATATGCGTACAACCAATTGTAATTCGTATTGATATAGACATGTATAGGCAGGATTATCAGCGAAACAATTTGATCTATAGATTTTTTCAAAAAGCGTCGGTATCAGGTATATCACCCGCATCCAGTAGAATCAACATTTTGAAGATCCAAGGTATTCTATACGTGCAGAAAAATGCCTAAACCAACAAGTTAAACCGGCACTTTGATGAAATGTCTGAGTATCAAAATGTGAGAGGCCCAATGCCTGTGGCCTGGCAAAAGCTTATCATCAGCTTTTGTTTATTCTCTATATTTTGATTGACAAAAAACAAGCTGTTGTCCTAATAAGAATTCTATATGAAAGTACCAATAAGTTGCTAAGCTACTTTCATGTTTTATTGTAGTTTAAGCATAGGTGTTGATAGACCAGGCCAGCCCATAACTGTCATTCGTTGACGCTAAATATAAATTCGGCTTATTCAAGAGTTTTGTAAAAATTATCGCGGACATATTTACACAGATGAGGGACCCGTTAGTTATTTGCTTATAACGGCCATGGGCTGACCTGACAGATCAGCTGCCAGGCACAGCCCACAACAAAGGTTGAAAGATCTTGGTAAGTTACCCAGTCTTTCATATAACCCCCATGTCCTAGCGGACACAACGAAGCATGAAACACTTGCAAATTTTGAAAAATGGTCATAGCTATCAAATTTTTTTTCGACCAAGAAAAATATAAGGAGATAGCCATGACCAAGAGATCAAAAAATAGCACATTAATCCAAATCGTTCACCCAATTTGTTGTGGTTTGGATGTTCACAAAGACAAAATTTCGGCCTGTTTAATCACTGTTGATGCTAATGGGAAAGAACAGCATGAGATTCGAGAGTTTTCATCATTTACTCAAGATTTGCAAAAAATGAAAACGTGGTTGATTAAAAATAGCTGTCCTGTAGTGGCAATGGAAAGTACCGGGGTATATTGGCATCCGGTTTATAACACCATCGAAGCTACGATGGAGGTCGTTTTGGTTAATGCCAGGCATATTAAAAATGTTCCCGGCAGGAAAACAGACATTTGTGACAGTAAATGGCTTGCCGGACTGCTTCGTCATGGGTTGGTAAAAGGGAGTTTTATCCCTCCCGAACAGGTCCGTGAATGGCGAGAATTAAGCCGATTGAGAAAGATATATACAGAATCTCTCGCTGATTATAAGCGACGTGTTCATAAACTATTTATCACGGCAAATATTAAAATTGATTCGGTCGTTTCTGATTTGTTCGGGCTTACCGGTTTGAATCTCATTGATTTGTTATGCAAAAACGATGAAGTGACCTTGGAGAAAGTTCAGGAATGCACAAAAGGAAGTCTTAAAAAGAAAATTCCTGAATTGTATCTAAGCCTCCATGGATATTTTAAGGATCATCATCGATTCCAACTGATTGGCATGATGGAGGCCATTGAGATGTTTCAAAGACAGATTGAACAGATTAATGCCAGATTGGAAATACTTACCCGTGACCATGAAAATTTACTGGAAAGATTAGATGAAATTCCCGGGATCGATAAGAAGTCAGCACAATCTGTTCTTGGAGAAGTCGGGGTTACACTGGATGAGTTTAAAAGCATGGTCGCTTTTGTTGCATGGGCCGGATTGTGCCCTGGAAATAATGAAAGCGCAGGTAAAAGGAAAAGTGGCCGGAATGCGGTTCGAAATCATCCATTCAAAACGATTTTAGTCCAGATCGCTTGGGCCGCAATCAAGACGAAGGGTTCATATTACAAAGCCAAGTATTATAAACTCAAAGCCAGACGAGGTGCCAAAAAAGCGATTGTCGCCATAGCCCATAGAATTGCAAAAGCCATTTACAACATCATCAAAAATGGAGACAGATATAAAGACCTCGGAGAAGAATACTTGAGCAAACCTAACAAACAAAGGATGTTGAAAAATTTGGCAAAAAAGGCTGATGAGTTAGGGATGAAACTTGTTCCTTGTGAAGGTTAATTGATCTATCAAAAATATTTTGTGCAGATATTGATTAAAGGGGTACAACTGACAATAGATTTTTAATTCAGCAATAAAAAGTCGGATGTTGAAATGAAGCCTTAGAGCGCGAATATAACATGACTGGTCGGTTTTTTGCACAACGAACTGTTGGACTTCCATGAAGAGGTACCACGTATATAAAACTTTTATAGTATAAACCGACCGCCGCTGATGATTTAAAAAGTTGTCTTCTGTGCTTGAATTGTTATCTGAAAGAGATAGCTTTATTGATTTGATACCTTCAATTTGTAACGGTAATGAAAGTGTTGTGGAACAAAAAGCCATAAAACCAACGGGACACTATTCCCCTTTTATGGGAGAGTGTTTCATATAAAAACAAAAAAGAGGGACAGTCGATGAAAACACACTTTAAATTTGAGATCATGTTTCTTTTTATAATCTTCTGCACTGTTACCGTTGCTTATACGGAAACAAACCAATGCGATTTTGACGGTGACGGTGACGTGGATGCCTTAGATTTAAAGGTGTTTTCACAAAAATACGGAACGACGTTATGGTATAAGGATGCAGATGGGGACGGTTATTCTGACGGTGAAACAGTTTATGAATTTTCTCCGCCACCGGATTTCTGTGACAAATCTGATCTGATTGACATTACTGGGGACTGCGATGATGACCCAAATTGCTCTCATTAATTTATCAATTTAATAAAAGAACACACACATGGACGCTTATTCAAATATTGTCAGAAAAGTACTTAACCAGGGCCAGGTCAAAGAAAACCGAACTGGCGTGAACACCATTGCCATTGCCGGAGCCATGTTTGAACATGACATGGCACTGGGGTTTCCATTGCTGACCACCAAATATATTCCTTTTACCCTTGTGGCCCAGGAACTGGAATTTTTCATCAAAGGCATCACGGATAAAAACTGGCTGCGGGAGAAAAATAATCATATCTGGGATGAATGGTGCTCACCGGCCAAGGTCGCCTACGGGCATGATGACGAAACCAGAAAAAAGATGATGGACGAGCGGGAACTTGGCCCCATATACGGATTCCAGTGGCGTAATTTCGGGGGCGGATATCAGGCCTGGGACAAGGAACCGGAACCGGCCGGAGTGGATCAGCTTAAAAACCTGGTGACGACCTTGAAAACCAATCCCGACGACCGCCGGATGATCGTATCGGCCTGGAACCCCATGGATCTGGGACAGATGGCCCTGCCTCCCTGCCACTACGGTTTTCAGGTTACCGTAATCAATGGCAGGCTTAATCTGTTGTGGAACCAGAGATCCGTGGATACGGCGCTGGGGCTTCCCTTCAACATTGCAAGCTATGGACTGCTTTTAACGCTTTTGGCCATGGACTCCGGTTTTAAACCGGGAACCCTTGTGGGGTTTCTAGGGGATACCCATATTTATGAGAACCATGTGCAGGGACTGAAAAAACAGCTTGAAAGAGCCCCCTTCGATCTGCCTGGTATAGAGACAAGTGCTTTTAACTCTATTTTCGATTGGCATTACAAGGATACAGCTTTAACGGACTACCAACACCACCCGGGCATCCGCTTTGAGATTGCTGTTTAGACAATAAAAAGCCCTGCAAACACTAAAGTTTCGCAGGGCTTTTTATATTTATCTGTCTCTTATGGCTGCTTAGAGCGCTTCAATAGCTTCCTGGAGTTCAGGCATGAATTCCAAGATATCTTCCACGATTCCCACATCAGCAACCTGGAAAATCGGTGCTTTGGGATTTTTATTCACGGCAACGATAAAGGGGTTGCCCTTGATGCCGCCCATGTGCTGGAATGATCCGGAAATACCCATGGCCATGTAGACTTTGGGCTTAACGGTCTGGCCGGACGTACCGACCTGGCGGGATTTTTCAAGCCATTTGGCATCAACGATCGGCCGTGAGCAGGACACCACGGCACCCATGGCGTCAGCCAGTTCCTGGGCAACTTCAATATTGTCTTCATCTTCAATCCCACGGCCGATGGAAACCAGAACATCGGCTTTGGTGATATCAACATCACCGACTTCGGCTTCAACCACTTCCAGAAAAGTTCTTTTGGCGGAAAGGTCACCGGCGTCGCCTGATTTATCAACCACAGATCCGGAAGCACCGCCGTCAGTCGGCGCAAAGGCTCCCGGACGGATAGTGATGACGGCACCTGCAGCCGCATCGCAGGTTACATGGGTGGACACGGCACCACCCAGTTCCTGGCGGATAAGTTTCAGAGCACCACCGTCCATCCCTTCAAAATCAACAGCATCAGCCGCATAGGCGGAATCCAATTTGATAGACAGGCCCGGGGCCAAATCCATGCCGAATGTATCATGGGCCAGCAACACAATGGCGTCGGCCGGAATGATATTGACCAGGGCTTTTCTCACGACTTCAGCATTGGGATAAGCCAAGGCGGCATCGTCAATTTTAATGACTTCCGAATAGGTTTTGGTCAGCTCATTGGCCACCGTGTCCAGATCAGCACCGGAACCCATAACCACAGCAGTAAGAGAGGCACTGGCATCAATCTTTTTTGCAGCATCCGGGAACTCCAGGGCCACATCTTCGGCCACCCCGTTTTTAAATGGAACATATGCAAAAATCTGTGTCATGATCAAAGACCTCCTTTGGCTTTCAGCTTCTCAATCAATTTTTCAATAATTTCATCGGTGGAGCCTTCAAGCATCTCAGCGCCATCGCCCAGATCAGGTACAAAATAATCCACGCGTTTGGTCTTTGCACCGGCCTCGCCTACGCTGCCGGCATCCACACCAAGGTCACCGGAACCTTTTACGGGAATTTCAACACTGGCCACTTTACGGATGCCGCGGATACCGACATAACGGGGTTCGTTGATACCGGTCTGAATGGAAAGCACACAAGGCAGCTCAATTTCGTTCATCTCCTGGTTGCCGCCTTCGATTTCCCGGCCCACTTTAATTTTCCCGTCACCCGGTTCAATCTTGTTCACCAACGACGCATAAGGGTAATCCAACATGGCAGCCAGCATGCCACCAATCTGCCCTGCACCTTCATCGGCCTGGGCACCGGTGAGAATCAGGTCATAATTGCCTTTTTCAACTTCAGCTTTGAGGATGGCGGCAATACCTTTGCCGTCAGATCCTTCAAAGGCATCATCACAAAGAAGCACGCCATTATTGGCACCCATGGCCATTTCACGCCTGAGAACTTCTTCGGCCTCGTCATCCCCTACGGTGACAACAGTTATACTGCCGCCCAGATTATCCACGATCTGAATGGCCTCTTCTACGGCATAGTTGTCCCACTCGTTCACGGAATAGACCAGATCATCACGATCCAGGTCATTACCTTCGGAATTGAGTTCAAATTCGTTCTCAGCAGTATCCGGAACGCGTTTGACGCATACCAAAATTTCCATTATTGCCTCCTTAAGCTTTTTAGTCTGCCGGACTTATTAAACCCGGCAGCTATTTATTGTTAAGCGTTGATTATGCTAAATGTTCCTCAATGAGTTGCGTAAAATCCATGGCTTCCATCTCGCCTTCTTTACCAGCCACCTTAATGGCATCCTGGATATTCACCAGACAGAAGGGACAGGCCGTGACAATCACATTGGCACCGGCTTCGGCTGCCATATTCACCCTGAGAACCCCCATACGGGTCTCTTCTTCAGGTTCATAAAACAGCATCAGACCACCACCGCCGCAGCAGAAGGACCGGTCACGGCTTTTTTCAAGCTCCACCCGGGTCAGGCCGTCAATGGCATCCAATGCCTGCCTTGGAGATTCATAAATACTGTTGTGGCGGCCCAGATAACATGGATCATGGTATACGTACACTTTATCCCGATCTTTACACGGTTTCATGGTCAGCGCGCCGGATTCAATCTTTTCGGCCACAATTTCACTGATATGTTTAACAGGTGGCAGGCCTGTGTAATCTTTTTTCAACGCATTCAAGGCATGGGGGTCGGCCGTAACAATTTGTTTGACACCGGATTCAAGAATGGCTTCGGTATTCTGGGCTTTGAGTTCCTGGTAAAGCATCTCTTCACCAAACCGGATCACCTCGTTGCCGCTGTCTTTCTCTTCTTTACCCAGGACACCGAAGTCCACACCGGACTTTTCAAGGATGATGGCCGTCCTGCGGGCTATTTCCTGGATATTGTCGTCATAGGAGGTAATACTATCTACAAAATATAAAGTATCAGCCGTATCTTTGCCCAGATCCTTAACCGTATGGGTTTCGGCAAAGTTTTTTTCCTTAGCCCAGTCGGCGCGTTTTTTCTCCATTTTACCATAGGGGTTGCCGCGTTTTTCAAGCGCTTTAAGGGGTTTTTGCAGGGACTGGGGCACCATGCCTTCCTCAACCATACCGCGGCGCAAATCAACCATTTTATCGATGTATTCGATCCCCAAGGGGCATTCCTGCTCACAGGCACCGCAGGTGGTACAGGACCAGATTTCATCTTCTGTATAAATGTCCTCCACCAGCAGTTTGTCGGATTTATAAATCACACCGGACTTGATGGGATAATTTTTGAAAATAAGATCCCTGGCCTTGATAGTAATAAACCGCGGGGACAACGGCCGGCCGGCAGCATTAGCCGGACACTGGTCGGAACAACGGCCGCAGTCTGCACAAGAGTAAAAATCAAGCATGTGCTTCCAGGTAAAATCCTCAAGGTATTTAACACCAAAAGATTCAAGGTTGTCCAGTTCCTCATCGGAAACACCGTATTTAACCGGTTTGATGTTGCCTGTTTTTACCCGCATGAAAAAGACGTTGAAAATAGAGGTGATGACATGGAAATGTTTTCCTAAGGGTAAAAAGCAAAGGAAAAAGAAAAAGGTAAAATCATGAACGTAATACATCAGGATGTGCAGGCCCTGAAGGGTTTCCAAGGACGCCAATTGAAGTGTCTTTGAAAAAATCCAGGCCAGGGAAAACAGTGCAGGGAAGTGGGCTTCACCACCTGCCTGGTAGTTGTAGGCGGCTGCAGTCGCTTCAAACAAGCTTTCCGAGATCATCAGGGTTGAGATGATACCCAGAACAAAAACCGCCTCTACCGTGTGGTCATGGCCATATTTTTCAGGTACGGCATAGCGGGCAGGCTTTTTAATGCCCCGGCGCCAGGCCGCAATAATACAGGCCACAAGAACGGCCGTGGCAGCGTAATCTTTTAAAAAATTATAAGCCGTGCCAAGGCCGCCGCCTAACCCGGGAAACACGAATCCGTC is a genomic window of uncultured Desulfobacter sp. containing:
- a CDS encoding IS110 family transposase, which codes for MTKRSKNSTLIQIVHPICCGLDVHKDKISACLITVDANGKEQHEIREFSSFTQDLQKMKTWLIKNSCPVVAMESTGVYWHPVYNTIEATMEVVLVNARHIKNVPGRKTDICDSKWLAGLLRHGLVKGSFIPPEQVREWRELSRLRKIYTESLADYKRRVHKLFITANIKIDSVVSDLFGLTGLNLIDLLCKNDEVTLEKVQECTKGSLKKKIPELYLSLHGYFKDHHRFQLIGMMEAIEMFQRQIEQINARLEILTRDHENLLERLDEIPGIDKKSAQSVLGEVGVTLDEFKSMVAFVAWAGLCPGNNESAGKRKSGRNAVRNHPFKTILVQIAWAAIKTKGSYYKAKYYKLKARRGAKKAIVAIAHRIAKAIYNIIKNGDRYKDLGEEYLSKPNKQRMLKNLAKKADELGMKLVPCEG
- the thyA gene encoding thymidylate synthase, with protein sequence MDAYSNIVRKVLNQGQVKENRTGVNTIAIAGAMFEHDMALGFPLLTTKYIPFTLVAQELEFFIKGITDKNWLREKNNHIWDEWCSPAKVAYGHDDETRKKMMDERELGPIYGFQWRNFGGGYQAWDKEPEPAGVDQLKNLVTTLKTNPDDRRMIVSAWNPMDLGQMALPPCHYGFQVTVINGRLNLLWNQRSVDTALGLPFNIASYGLLLTLLAMDSGFKPGTLVGFLGDTHIYENHVQGLKKQLERAPFDLPGIETSAFNSIFDWHYKDTALTDYQHHPGIRFEIAV
- a CDS encoding electron transfer flavoprotein subunit alpha/FixB family protein — its product is MTQIFAYVPFKNGVAEDVALEFPDAAKKIDASASLTAVVMGSGADLDTVANELTKTYSEVIKIDDAALAYPNAEVVRKALVNIIPADAIVLLAHDTFGMDLAPGLSIKLDSAYAADAVDFEGMDGGALKLIRQELGGAVSTHVTCDAAAGAVITIRPGAFAPTDGGASGSVVDKSGDAGDLSAKRTFLEVVEAEVGDVDITKADVLVSIGRGIEDEDNIEVAQELADAMGAVVSCSRPIVDAKWLEKSRQVGTSGQTVKPKVYMAMGISGSFQHMGGIKGNPFIVAVNKNPKAPIFQVADVGIVEDILEFMPELQEAIEAL
- a CDS encoding cytochrome c3 family protein, with translation MSKKLFTILLAAGIALIFTASGIQAGTEVGDVVTMKSKLLDAKRKKGPDAKKPCKLVEFTHKKHIEEYKLSCGDCHHDKDGKPLADLKMGNDVQKCEACHTHAKAKKADKTFQGKYKKKPVDIMHLESAIHENCIGCHKEKGLKVGTKCGDCHKKM
- a CDS encoding molybdopterin-dependent oxidoreductase, encoding MAEQKPGICGLCFHSPGCGVIVHFDDDGRIDRLTPDPEAPMGEVLCPMADSAKQIIYSDARIKQPLKRKGPKGKLDFEPISWEDAFDIIAEKMAAIKAEHGPQALGFYAGTGSYERAFKDAFQLGGSHIYLASSILFPYGSPNTFGVGAPCYTSLGVLAPQVTCGCLHTDMFSDVDNSDLIFVWGTDPSTSTPPAMFGRLVRAAHEGARIIVIDPRQTASAKLPDSLWVPIRPGSDGALALGLCHILIRENLIDQAFVQEWTVGYDEFAEYVKEFTPGNVSDITGVPQDLIMELAEEIADAEGASYVMYTGLEYTKSGVQNIRAVMVLWALAGQLDVEGGRCFVPRENQIHLSKDHQIPSPGFDKSIGAGHFPAYAHFCGGEPHASRLPKSILDGDPYKIHGLFILGASILTSWPNPILWQKAFDALDFMVSIDLQLTRDAAWADIVLPATTAFEQSSYCFYGNAVRLREKMIDPVGDSKPCFTILTALAQKLGYAEKFPADEAELLDLVLNGTGITRADMEQDRRLTVRKPADPMTYRKWETGGLRKDGKPGFETPSGKFEIKSTLLEQMGYDGLPKYEESFETPVSRPLLTNRFPLILGTGPFKPDMKSCLRAIPDFIEKYPDPMVQMNPEDAAKRKIETGDTVVVKTARAFVEMRADVTENVMKGFVYAPVGGGGPLGPESWRKANVNVLTDLEQFDPISGFPVYKTLMCQVKKKRRKRTIVIQDPSLGCVG
- a CDS encoding methyltransferase domain-containing protein, whose amino-acid sequence is MKKWLIEELICPQCLDSENVLNLDIRTETGDDIIEGHLVCPQCKQVYEIHEGIAVVVPEQTLPIIQDATGYNSFSMLSSYLWSHYSEFFNGPDATDAYQKWARAFGSQRSGWALDIGCSVGRLTFEMTKTHDRAVGLDTSISFVRAARELAAKKRLAFELIMEGQITEKRSCELDPAFGFEQAEFIVADAMALPFRSRRFSSVSSVNILEKVPNPLLHLAQANRVMVEKDARFLFSDPFSWDESVNSPEFWLGGTNEGPFKGFGMDNICRILQDSESVFSPGFAIQDMGQVLWKIRKTQNLWEHIISQFVVAQRETI